One Rosa chinensis cultivar Old Blush chromosome 3, RchiOBHm-V2, whole genome shotgun sequence DNA window includes the following coding sequences:
- the LOC112192787 gene encoding subtilisin-like protease SBT3 produces MRNNNGIPLPCIFSVLSCFLLTVHVNMALAERSTHIVHMDKSLMPKSFTSHQHWYSSIVDSFKTDLHTSLDRNRSMPSLLYTYDNAFHGFSAVLSADELLNLEKSPAFVSAYKDKTVTVDTTHTTTFLSLNPSTGLLPASNYGEDIIVGVIDSGIWPESDSFRDDGLTKNIPAKWKGRCEVGQEFNASLCNNKLIGARYFNKGVRAANPGVTLSMNSARDSEGHGTHTSSTAAGNFVNGASYFGYAKGTARGVAPRSRVAMYKVLWDEGRYASDVLAGMDQAIADGVDVISISLGFDDTPLYEDPVAIASFAAMEKNVVVSSSAGNEGTKGLGKLHNGIPWALTVAAGTIDRSFGGTLSLGNGLTVPGFTLFPENALINKLPLVYNKTLSACNDTELLYTGPSAILICDDISDIRGQISHIIAAEVLGAVFISNDPNIHELGYVGTPMVVVSPDDGPALFKYAKSADPIVSITFQQTFVGTKPAPAAAFYSSRGPSSSYPGILKPDIMAPGSLVLAAWPPNVAAAQIGENVMLPSDYNLISGTSMSCPHASGVAALLKGAHPEWSAAAIRSALVTTANPLDNTQNPIRDNGDNFNFASPLAMGAGQIDPNRALEPGLIYDATTQDYINLLCSTNFTRKQISAITRSHDYDCSKPSGDLNYPSFVALYGRHHPKKLRVQKFQRTATNVGDAAAKYKAVVTAPKGSTVTVSPEILKFANIYEKQNYTVTIKYEGDKKNRKVSFGELVWVEENGKYKVRSPIVVSPLV; encoded by the exons ATGAGGAATAACAATGGGATTCCTCTTCCTTGCATTTTCTCTGTTCTTTCATGTTTTCTGTTAACTGTACATGTCAACATGGCTTTGGCAGAGAGGTCTACTCATATTGTCCACATGGACAAGTCTCTCATGCCCAAGTCCTTCACTAGCCATCAACATTGGTACTCATCCATTGTTGATTCCTTCAAAACTGATCTTCACACCTCTTTGGATCGTAACAGGTCCATGCCATCCCTTTTATACACCTACGATAATGCCTTTCATGGTTTCTCTGCAGTTCTGTCCGCAGATGAATTGTTGAATTTAGAAAAGTCTCCAGCTTTTGTTTCTGCTTACAAGGATAAAACTGTCACAGTTGACACCACCCATACCACTACATTCCTCTCCCTCAACCCTTCCACTGGTTTGTTACCTGCTTCGAATTATGGTGAAGACATCATTGTTGGTGTCATTGATAGTGGGATCTGGCCAGAGAGCGATAGCTTCAGAGATGATG GTCTGACCAAGAACATTCCAGCTAAGTGGAAGGGAAGATGTGAGGTTGGACAAGAGTTCAATGCCTCTTTGTGTAACAACAAATTAATAGGAGCAAGATACTTTAACAAGGGTGTGAGGGCTGCAAACCCCGGTGTCACACTTAGCATGAACTCTGCTAGAGACTCTGAAGGCCATGGGACTCACACATCCTCGACCGCTGCAGGGAACTTCGTGAATGGGGCATCTTATTTCGGTTATGCTAAAGGAACAGCTAGAGGTGTAGCACCACGTTCCAGGGTTGCCATGTACAAGGTCCTTTGGGATGAAGGTAGATATGCCTCTGATGTTCTAGCAGGCATGGACCAAGCTATTGCGGATGGTGTGGATGTTATTTCAATCTCACTGGGCTTTGATGACACGCCATTGTACGAGGATCCCGTAGCAATAGCATCCTTTGCCGCTATGGAGAAGAACGTAGTAGTTTCATCTTCAGCCGGAAATGAAGGCACAAAGGGCCTTGGGAAATTGCACAATGGCATCCCTTGGGCCCTGACTGTTGCAGCTGGCACGATTGACCGATCATTTGGTGGAACATTAAGTCTTGGTAATGGTTTAACCGTTCCTGGATTTACCTTGTTCCCAGAAAATGCTCTGATAAATAAGCTTCCACTGGTTTACAACAAGACATTATCAGCTTGCAACGACACAGAACTATTATATACTGGCCCCAGTGCAATCCTCATATGTGATGACATTTCGGATATCCGTGGTCAAATATCTCATATCATTGCTGCAGAGGTGCTTGGAGCTGTCTTTATTTCGAACGATCCTAATATTCATGAGTTAGGATATGTTGGAACTCCTATGGTGGTGGTAAGTCCAGATGATGGACCAGCTCTTTTCAAATATGCAAAAAGTGCTGACCCTATCGTTAGCATAACTTTCCAACAAACATTTGTTGGGACAAAGCCTGCACCGGCTGCTGCATTTTACTCTTCAAGAGGTCCTTCATCAAGTTATCCAGGTATCTTAAAGCCGGACATAATGGCACCGGGGTCATTAGTCTTGGCTGCTTGGCCTCCGAATGTAGCAGCTGCCCAAATTGGTGAAAATGTGATGTTACCAAGTGACTATAATTTGATATCTGGAACATCCATGTCTTGCCCTCATGCTTCAGGAGTAGCTGCTCTACTGAAAGGTGCACACCCAGAATGGAGTGCAGCTGCCATTAGGTCTGCTTTGGTCACCACAGCCAACCCATTAGACAATACTCAGAATCCAATTCGTGACAATGGTGACAATTTCAACTTTGCTTCACCTCTAGCTATGGGAGCAGGCCAGATTGATCCTAACAGAGCACTTGAACCTGGTTTGATATATGATGCAACCACTCAAGACTATATCAATCTCTTGTGCTCCACAAACTTTACCCGCAAGCAAATCTCAGCCATCACTAGATCACATGACTACGATTGTTCCAAGCCATCGGGTGATCTGAACTACCCATCGTTCGTCGCTTTGTATGGTCGACATCATCCAAAGAAATTAAGGGTTCAAAAGTTTCAGAGGACAGCAACAAATGTGGGAGATGCTGCAGCCAAGTACAAGGCTGTGGTAACAGCTCCAAAGGGTTCTACGGTAACAGTGTCGCCTGAGATACTGAAATTTGCaaatatatatgaaaagcaAAACTACACTGTTACTATAAAGTATGAGGGGGACAAAAAGAATAGAAAGGTTTCTTTTGGTGAACTTGTTTGGGTCGAAGAAAATGGAAAATACAAAGTCAGGAGCCCCATTGTAGTGTCACCTCTTGTTTGA
- the LOC112192910 gene encoding uncharacterized protein LOC112192910 isoform X2 translates to MEDHSLVPVPDDSLSLTDYALAIGQEFPDVETCRRALKDVAIAMHFDLRIVKSDRSRFIAKCSKEGCPWRVHVAKCPGVPTFTIRTLHGEHTCEGVRHLHHQQASVGWVARSVEARVRDNPRYKPKEILQDIRDQHGVAVSYMQAWRGKERSMAALHGTLEEGYRLLPAYCEQIRKNNPGSIASVFASGQENCFQRLFVSYRASIYGFIHACRPLLELDKAHLKGKYLGTLLCAASVDADDALFPLAIAIVDVESDENWMWFMSELRKLLGVNTDNMPRLTILSERQKGIVEAVETHFPSAFHGFCLRYVSENFRDTFKNTKLVNIFWNAVYALTAVEFESKIAEMMEISQDVIPWFQHFPPQLWAVAYFEGVRFGHFTLGVTELLYNWALECHELPIVQMMEHIRHQLASWFNDRRDMGMRLTSILVPSAEKRILEAIADARCYQVLRANEVEFEIVSTERTNIVDIRTRVCSCRRWHIYGLPCAHAAAALISCGHNVPLFAEPCFTVASYRETYSQMIHPIPDKSLWNEPSEGTEGGSAKVDITIRPPKTRRPPGRPKKKVLRVENFKRPKRVVQCGRCHMLGHSQKKCTLPI, encoded by the coding sequence ATGGAAGATCATTCTCTAGTTCCTGTACCCGATGATTCTCTAAGCTTGACAGACTATGCATTAGCTATTGGGCAAGAATTTCCTGATGTTGAAACCTGCCGAAGAGCATTGAAGGATGTTGCCATTGCAATGCATTTTGATCTTCGTATCGTCAAATCAGATCGAAGCCGGTTTATAGCCAAGTGCTCCAAAGAAGGCTGTCCATGGCGTGTCCATGTAGCAAAATGTCCTGGAGTTCCCACCTTTACAATAAGAACCCTGCATGGTGAGCATACCTGTGAAGGAGTCCGCCACCTTCATCATCAGCAAGCATCAGTAGGTTGGGTTGCTAGGTCTGTGGAAGCTCGAGTTCGGGATAATCCACGATATAAACCAAAAGAGATCCTGCAAGATATCCGTGATCAGCATGGGGTTGCTGTTTCTTACATGCAGGCGTGGCGTGGCAAGGAGCGTAGCATGGCAGCGCTTCATGGAACTCTTGAAGAAGGATATCGCCTTCTTCCTGCCTACTGTGAGCAAATAAGGAAAAACAATCCAGGAAGCATTGCTTCAGTTTTTGCCTCTGGACAAGAAAATTGTTTCCAGCGGCTCTTTGTTTCCTACCGTGCATCAATTTATGGGTTTATACATGCTTGTAGACCACTTTTAGAACTTGACAAAGCACATCTTAAAGGCAAATACCTGGGTACATTACTCTGTGCTGCATCTGTTGATGCTGATGATGCATTATTTCCACTGGCAATAGCTATTGTTGATGTTGAAAGTGACGAGAATTGGATGTGGTTTATGTCAGAATTACGAAAGCTTCTTGGAGTAAACACTGACAACATGCCTAGACTTACAATACTCTCTGAAAGACAAAAGGGCATTGTGGAAGCCGTGGAAACTCATTTCCCAAGTGCCTTTCATGGTTTTTGTCTGCGTTATGTAAGTGAAAATTTCCGTGATACATTTAAGAACACAAAGTTGGTGAATATCTTCTGGAATGCTGTTTATGCTCTCACTGCAGTTGAATTTGAGAGCAAGATTGCAGAGATGATGGAGATCTCACAAGACGTGATTCCATGGTTTCAACACTTCCCTCCTCAACTTTGGGCTGTAGCATACTTTGAAGGTGTGCGATTTGGCCATTTTACCCTCGGGGTGACAGAGCTGCTGTATAATTGGGCCCTTGAATGCCATGAGCTCCCTATTGTGCAAATGATGGAGCATATTCGTCATCAGTTGGCATCGTGGTTTAATGATCGTAGGGATATGGGCATGAGGTTGACATCGATTCTAGTACCTTCTGCTGAGAAGCGAATTTTAGAGGCAATTGCTGATGCTCGCTGCTATCAAGTGCTTCGTGCAAATGAAGTTGAATTTGAAATTGTATCAACTGAACGGACAAATATCGTGGATATAAGAACTCGAGTGTGCTCATGTCGTCGTTGGCATATATATGGTTTACCTTGTGCGCATGCTGCTGCTGCACTTATTTCTTGTGGACACAATGTCCCTTTATTTGCTGAGCCTTGCTTCACAGTAGCAAGTTACAGAGAGACctattcacaaatgattcatccTATTCCAGACAAGAGCTTATGGAATGAGCCCAGTGAAGGAACAGAGGGTGGGAGCGCCAAGGTTGATATCACGATTCGTCCACCCAAGACTAGGCGTCCCCCTGGCAGACCGAAAAAGAAGGTCCTTCGTGTAGAGAACTTCAAGCGCCCAAAGAGAGTTGTTCAATGTGGTCGGTGCCATATGTTAGGACATTCTCAAAAGAAATGCACCTTGCCAATATGA
- the LOC112192786 gene encoding subtilisin-like protease SBT3 gives MPKQSSSCKRNMGINCGVPLPCIFYALQLFLLALHVNTSLAERSTYIVHMDKSFMPKFFTSHQHWYTSIVDSFKTEIQTSSDSHSFSPSLLYTYDNALHGFSAFLSVDELETLKKSPGFVSAYNDKKVTVDTTHTTTFLSLNPSTGLLPASNYGEDIIVGVIDSGIWPESESFRDDGLTKNIPAKWKGRCEVGQEFNASLCNNKLIGARYFNKGVRAANPGVTLSMNSARDSEGHGTHTSSTAAGNFVNGASYFGYAKGTARGVAPRSRVAMYKVLWDEGRYASDVLAGMDQAIADGVDVISISLGFDDTPLYEDPVAIASFAAMEKNVVVSSSAGNEGTNGLGKLHNGIPWALTVAAGTIDRSFGGTLSLGNGLTVPGFTLFPVNALINKLPLVYNKTLSACNDTELLYTGPNAILICDDISDIYGQISHIIAAEVLGAVFISNDPYIHELGRVRAPIVVVSPDDAPALFKYAKSAEPIVSMTFQQTFVGTKPAPAAAFYSSRGPSSSYPGILKPDIMAPGSLVLAAWPPNVEAARIGRNVMLPSGYNLISGTSMSCPHASGVAALLKGAHPEWSAAAIRSALVTTANPLDNTQNPIRDNGDNFNFATPLAMGAGQIDPNRALEPGLIYDATPQDYVNLLCSTNFTRKQILAITRSRAYDCSNPSSDLNYPSFIALYDPRHHTRKLRIQKFQRIVTNVGDGAAKYKASVTAPKGSTITVSPETLFFSETYEKRSYTLTINYKGEKKGNVSFGELVWVEENGKYHVRSPIVVSPLV, from the coding sequence ATGCCCAAGCAAAGCTCTAGTTGCAAAAGAAACATGGGGATCAATTGTGGTGTTCCTCTTCCTTGCATTTTCTATGCTCTTCAGCTTTTTCTGTTGGCTCTCCATGTTAACACTTCTTTGGCAGAGAGATCCACTTATATTGTCCACATGGACAAGTCTTTCATGCCCAAATTCTTCACTAGCCATCAACATTGGTATACCTCCATTGTTGATTCCTTCAAAACAGAAATTCAAACCTCATCCGATAGCCACAGCTTCTCACCATCCCTTTTATACACCTATGATAATGCATTGCATGGTTTTTCTGCATTTCTGTCTGTAGATGAACTCGAGACCCTCAAAAAGTCCCCGGGTTTTGTTTCAGCTTATAATGACAAAAAAGTCACAGTTGACACCACCCATACCACTACATTCCTCTCCCTCAACCCTTCCACAGGTTTGTTACCTGCTTCGAATTATGGTGAAGACATCATTGTTGGTGTCATTGATAGTGGGATCTGGCCAGAGAGCGAAAGCTTCAGAGATGATGGTCTGACCAAGAACATTCCAGCTAAGTGGAAGGGAAGATGTGAGGTTGGACAAGAGTTCAATGCCTCTTTGTGTAACAACAAATTAATAGGAGCAAGATACTTTAACAAGGGTGTGAGGGCTGCAAACCCCGGTGTCACACTTAGCATGAACTCTGCTAGAGACTCTGAAGGCCATGGGACTCACACATCCTCGACCGCTGCAGGGAACTTCGTGAATGGGGCATCTTATTTCGGTTATGCTAAAGGAACAGCTAGAGGTGTAGCACCACGTTCCAGGGTTGCCATGTACAAGGTCCTTTGGGATGAAGGTAGATATGCCTCTGATGTTCTAGCAGGCATGGACCAAGCTATTGCGGATGGTGTGGATGTTATTTCAATCTCACTGGGCTTTGATGACACGCCATTGTACGAGGATCCCGTAGCAATAGCATCCTTTGCCGCTATGGAGAAGAATGTAGTAGTTTCATCTTCAGCCGGAAATGAAGGCACAAATGGCCTTGGGAAATTGCACAATGGCATCCCTTGGGCCCTGACTGTTGCAGCTGGCACGATTGACCGCTCATTTGGTGGAACATTAAGTCTTGGTAATGGTTTAACCGTTCCTGGATTTACCTTGTTCCCAGTAAATGCTCTGATAAATAAGCTTCCACTGGTTTACAACAAGACATTATCAGCTTGCAACGACACAGAACTATTGTATACTGGCCCCAATGCAATCCTCATATGTGATGACATTTCGGATATCTATGGTCAAATATCTCATATCATTGCTGCAGAAGTGCTTGGAGCTGTCTTTATTTCGAACGATCCTTATATTCATGAATTAGGACGTGTTAGAGCTCCTATTGTTGTGGTAAGTCCAGATGATGCACCAGCTCTATTCAAATATGCAAAGAGTGCTGAACCTATCGTTAGCATGACATTCCAACAAACATTCGTTGGGACAAAGCCTGCACCGGCTGCTGCATTTTATTCTTCAAGAGGTCCTTCATCAAGTTATCCGGGTATCTTGAAGCCGGACATAATGGCACCGGGGTCATTAGTTTTGGCTGCCTGGCCTCCGAATGTAGAAGCTGCCAGAATTGGTCGAAATGTGATGTTACCAAGTGGCTATAATTTGATATCTGGAACATCCATGTCTTGCCCTCATGCCTCAGGCGTAGCTGCTCTACTGAAAGGTGCACACCCTGAATGGAGTGCAGCTGCCATTAGGTCTGCTTTGGTCACCACAGCCAACCCATTAGACAATACTCAGAATCCGATTCGTGACAATGGTGACAATTTCAACTTTGCTACACCTCTAGCTATGGGAGCAGGCCAGATTGATCCTAATAGAGCACTTGAACCCGGTTTGATATATGATGCAACCCCACAAGACTATGTCAATCTCTTGTGCTCCACAAATTTTACCCGGAAGCAAATCTTAGCCATCACTAGATCACGTGCCTATGATTGTTCTAACCCATCTTCTGATCTGAACTATCCCTCCTTCATTGCTTTGTATGATCCTCGTCATCACACAAGGAAACTAAGGATCCAAAAATTTCAGAGGATAGTAACAAATGTGGGAGATGGTGCAGCTAAGTACA
- the LOC112192426 gene encoding TPR repeat-containing thioredoxin TTL4 — MGLGTCGLYVPFGKKKTSVGHEHLSPNPRKYVSDSFESSPSHSNTNMLCSKSPSDRNLVTEKEFCHRRSSSVGNIHKPPRNILTSGRSSDASQAVKWASQADRDLVTEKKFHHQRSFSQGNCYENPQNNLVPRRASDANQAAKQCLSSTRCQYYGHGNIIKGLNSVTKPQDPESVEEINNLGNMKYRNGYFKEAISLYDKAIALCPQNAAFHSNKAAAFISLGRLTEAVEECLKAIKCEPSCSRAHYRLGTLYTRFGQVDNASWHFELSGKNIGSEIRQRLSRIEAHYVNTNKAKKVKDWDGVLRESTLCIEAGVDASNQLVALKAEALFKLRRVDEAFELVNAASHSEESRVTKPCKGTACLLIIETKLNLYLGRFEKGFKSAERAVDMDSTRKSLNWLKKARGAADARKCGNSFYKDQKYLEACTMFGHGLQYVPTNNVLLCDRAACRSKLGQWEMAIDDCNAALRERPNFHKALLWRAHSYAKLRRWEDSLKDYSALSKEFPGDEFIASSLDQVQMELKAQTGRFSSLEPIVETNGIEGSSW; from the exons ATGGGTTTAGGCACCTGTGGCCTTTATGTcccttttggaaagaaaaagacCAGTGTAGGTCATGAGCATTTGAGCCCCAATCCTCGGAAATATGTTTCTGATAGTTTTGAGTCTTCTCCTTCTCATTCAAATACTAATATGTTGTGTTCTAAATCCCCAAGTGACAGAAATTTGGTCACTGAGAAGGAGTTTTGTCATCGAAGAAGTTCTTCAGTAGGTAACATACATAAACCCCCTCGAAATATTTTGACCTCGGGGAGGTCATCTGATGCAAGTCAAGCTGTAAAGTGGGCAAGTCAAGCTGACAGAGATTTGGTCACCGAGAAGAAGTTTCATCACCAAAGAAGTTTTTCACAAGGTAACTGTTATGAAAACCCTCAAAATAATTTAGTCCCGAGAAGGGCATCTGATGCAAATCAAGCTGCGAAGCAGTGTTTAAGTTCTACCAGATGTCAGTATTACGGCCATGGAAATATCATAAAGGGGTTAAATAGCGTAACAAAACCCCAAGACCCTGAAAGTGTGGAAGAGATCAACAATTTGGGCAACATGAAATATAGAAATGGGTACTTTAAGGAGGcaatatccttatatgataAGGCCATTGCCTTGTGCCCTCAAAATGCTGCTTTCCATTCCAATAAGGCTGCAGCATTTATCAGCCTTGGTAGATTAACTGAAGCTGTGGAAGAGTGCCTAAAGGCAATCAAATGTGAACCATCGTGTTCTCGAGCCCATTATAGGCTTGGAACTCTTTATACTAG GTTTGGTCAAGTTGATAATGCAAGTTGGCATTTCGAGTTATCTGGGAAGAATATTGGCTCAGAAATTAGGCAGCGTCTATCACGTATTGAAGCTCACTACGTAAATACTAACAAGGCCAAGAAGGTTAAAGATTGGGATGGGGTTTTGAGAGAAAGCACTTTATGTATTGAAGCTGGAGTAGATGCATCAAACCAG TTGGTTGCTTTAAAAGCTGAGGCTCTATTTAAGCTTCGAAGGGTAGATGAAGCTTTTGAATTAGTAAATGCTGCAAGTCATTCAGAAGAAAGTAGAGTCACAAAACCTTGCAAGGGGACAGCATGCTTGCTGATAATTGAAACTAAACTCAATCTGTATCTTGGAAG GTTTGAGAAAGGATTTAAGTCTGCAGAAAGAGCTGTGGACATGGATTCAACCCGGAAGTCTTTAAATTGGCTGAAGAAAGCTAGGGGTGCCGCAGATGCCAGGAAATGTGGAAATTCTTTCTACAAGGATCAAAAATACTTGGAGGCATGCACAATGTTTGGCCATGGTCTGCAGTATGTTCCTACAAACAATGTCTTACTTTGTGATCGAGCCGCTTGCAGGTCTAAGCTTGGACAGTGGGAAATGGCCATTGACGATTGCAATGCAGCTCTAAGAGAACGGCCTAATTTCCACAAAGCTCTTCTATGGCGCGCTCACTCTTATGCTAAA CTTAGAAGATGGGAGGATTCTTTAAAGGACTATTCTGCATTGAGCAAGGAGTTTCCTGGAGATGAATTTATTGCCAGTTCTCTTGATCAAGTACAAATGGAATTGAAGGCTCAAACTGGTAGATTCTCAAGCCTTGAGCCAATAGTGGAAACAAATGGAATTGAAGGCTCAAGCTGGTAG
- the LOC112192910 gene encoding uncharacterized protein LOC112192910 isoform X1, with the protein MSCSVYNTPVETSFNVRQDEGLESCDTSALSADIFMEDHSLVPVPDDSLSLTDYALAIGQEFPDVETCRRALKDVAIAMHFDLRIVKSDRSRFIAKCSKEGCPWRVHVAKCPGVPTFTIRTLHGEHTCEGVRHLHHQQASVGWVARSVEARVRDNPRYKPKEILQDIRDQHGVAVSYMQAWRGKERSMAALHGTLEEGYRLLPAYCEQIRKNNPGSIASVFASGQENCFQRLFVSYRASIYGFIHACRPLLELDKAHLKGKYLGTLLCAASVDADDALFPLAIAIVDVESDENWMWFMSELRKLLGVNTDNMPRLTILSERQKGIVEAVETHFPSAFHGFCLRYVSENFRDTFKNTKLVNIFWNAVYALTAVEFESKIAEMMEISQDVIPWFQHFPPQLWAVAYFEGVRFGHFTLGVTELLYNWALECHELPIVQMMEHIRHQLASWFNDRRDMGMRLTSILVPSAEKRILEAIADARCYQVLRANEVEFEIVSTERTNIVDIRTRVCSCRRWHIYGLPCAHAAAALISCGHNVPLFAEPCFTVASYRETYSQMIHPIPDKSLWNEPSEGTEGGSAKVDITIRPPKTRRPPGRPKKKVLRVENFKRPKRVVQCGRCHMLGHSQKKCTLPI; encoded by the coding sequence ATGTCGTGCAGTGTTTACAACACACCCGTGGAGACAAGTTTTAATGTGCGTCAGGATGAGGGGTTAGAATCCTGTGATACTTCTGCTCTTTCTGCCGATATATTCATGGAAGATCATTCTCTAGTTCCTGTACCCGATGATTCTCTAAGCTTGACAGACTATGCATTAGCTATTGGGCAAGAATTTCCTGATGTTGAAACCTGCCGAAGAGCATTGAAGGATGTTGCCATTGCAATGCATTTTGATCTTCGTATCGTCAAATCAGATCGAAGCCGGTTTATAGCCAAGTGCTCCAAAGAAGGCTGTCCATGGCGTGTCCATGTAGCAAAATGTCCTGGAGTTCCCACCTTTACAATAAGAACCCTGCATGGTGAGCATACCTGTGAAGGAGTCCGCCACCTTCATCATCAGCAAGCATCAGTAGGTTGGGTTGCTAGGTCTGTGGAAGCTCGAGTTCGGGATAATCCACGATATAAACCAAAAGAGATCCTGCAAGATATCCGTGATCAGCATGGGGTTGCTGTTTCTTACATGCAGGCGTGGCGTGGCAAGGAGCGTAGCATGGCAGCGCTTCATGGAACTCTTGAAGAAGGATATCGCCTTCTTCCTGCCTACTGTGAGCAAATAAGGAAAAACAATCCAGGAAGCATTGCTTCAGTTTTTGCCTCTGGACAAGAAAATTGTTTCCAGCGGCTCTTTGTTTCCTACCGTGCATCAATTTATGGGTTTATACATGCTTGTAGACCACTTTTAGAACTTGACAAAGCACATCTTAAAGGCAAATACCTGGGTACATTACTCTGTGCTGCATCTGTTGATGCTGATGATGCATTATTTCCACTGGCAATAGCTATTGTTGATGTTGAAAGTGACGAGAATTGGATGTGGTTTATGTCAGAATTACGAAAGCTTCTTGGAGTAAACACTGACAACATGCCTAGACTTACAATACTCTCTGAAAGACAAAAGGGCATTGTGGAAGCCGTGGAAACTCATTTCCCAAGTGCCTTTCATGGTTTTTGTCTGCGTTATGTAAGTGAAAATTTCCGTGATACATTTAAGAACACAAAGTTGGTGAATATCTTCTGGAATGCTGTTTATGCTCTCACTGCAGTTGAATTTGAGAGCAAGATTGCAGAGATGATGGAGATCTCACAAGACGTGATTCCATGGTTTCAACACTTCCCTCCTCAACTTTGGGCTGTAGCATACTTTGAAGGTGTGCGATTTGGCCATTTTACCCTCGGGGTGACAGAGCTGCTGTATAATTGGGCCCTTGAATGCCATGAGCTCCCTATTGTGCAAATGATGGAGCATATTCGTCATCAGTTGGCATCGTGGTTTAATGATCGTAGGGATATGGGCATGAGGTTGACATCGATTCTAGTACCTTCTGCTGAGAAGCGAATTTTAGAGGCAATTGCTGATGCTCGCTGCTATCAAGTGCTTCGTGCAAATGAAGTTGAATTTGAAATTGTATCAACTGAACGGACAAATATCGTGGATATAAGAACTCGAGTGTGCTCATGTCGTCGTTGGCATATATATGGTTTACCTTGTGCGCATGCTGCTGCTGCACTTATTTCTTGTGGACACAATGTCCCTTTATTTGCTGAGCCTTGCTTCACAGTAGCAAGTTACAGAGAGACctattcacaaatgattcatccTATTCCAGACAAGAGCTTATGGAATGAGCCCAGTGAAGGAACAGAGGGTGGGAGCGCCAAGGTTGATATCACGATTCGTCCACCCAAGACTAGGCGTCCCCCTGGCAGACCGAAAAAGAAGGTCCTTCGTGTAGAGAACTTCAAGCGCCCAAAGAGAGTTGTTCAATGTGGTCGGTGCCATATGTTAGGACATTCTCAAAAGAAATGCACCTTGCCAATATGA
- the LOC112194207 gene encoding uncharacterized protein LOC112194207 has product MTTTTSSEKKKKTRELPNLTECHCCHLRVDLAKSSQNNKLQILYSEWRIVLLCNKCLARVESTELCSYCFNDSSSGHCFSCRQCRRRVHRDCDSEYRSAAVWSGSSSAAADEVSVCADCWVSESLARWRRSRNVGSGRKSRADLGLGRSRVLKYERKCDPNSTDSSTEEEAGCLRLDGVEEEEEEEIGDDEPLKEGQGSCSNGVESESPPSYKQDDCNCIALPKVEIGNAKLDPYYFKYRRRSSVDLSLLTYKRRSIVDCFKIDCPLLTYKRRGSVDYRFMFTYKRRRNFDQSMLTYKRRRPEIVYASSKMQLEGQC; this is encoded by the coding sequence atgacgacgacgacgagcagtgagaagaagaagaagactcggGAGTTGCCGAACCTGACGGAGTGCCATTGCTGCCACCTCAGAGTCGACCTCGCCAAATCCTCCCAGAACAACAAGCTTCAGATTCTCTACAGCGAGTGGCGAATCGTCCTCCTCTGCAACAAGTGCTTGGCCCGCGTCGAATCCACCGAGCTCTGCTCCTACTGCTTCAACGACTCGTCGTCCGGCCACTGCTTCTCTTGCCGCCAGTGCAGGCGGCGAGTCCACAGGGACTGCGATTCCGAGTACCGCAGCGCCGCCGTCTGGTCCGGGTCGTCGTCTGCGGCCGCCGACGAGGTCTCTGTCTGCGCCGATTGCTGGGTGTCGGAGTCGCTGGCCAGGTGGAGGAGAAGTAGAAACGTCGGTAGTGGTAGAAAGAGTAGGGCGGATTTGGGATTGGGGAGATCTAGGGTTTTGAAGTATGAGAGGAAATGTGATCCAAATTCGACTGATTCATCTACAGAGGAGGAGGCCGGGTGCTTGAGACTTGAtggtgttgaagaagaagaagaagaagagattgggGATGATGAGCCGTTGAAGGAAGGACAAGGGAGTTGCTCAAATGGTGTCGAATCGGAGTCTCCACCGTCTTATAAACAAGATGACTGCAACTGCATCGCTTTGCCGAAAGTCGAAATTGGGAATGCAAAGCTTGATCCTTATTATTTCAAGTACAGGAGGAGGAGCAGTGTTGATCTGTCTCTGTTGACATACAAGAGGAGGAGCATTGTTGACTGCTTTAAGATTGATTGCCCTCTGTTGACATATAAGAGGAGAGGCAGTGTTGACTATCGGTTTATGTTTACGTATAAGAGGAGGAGGAACTTTGATCAATCTATGTTGACATATAAGAGGAGGAGACCTGAAATCGTTTACGCGAGTTCAAAGATGCAGCTCGAGGGTCAGTGCTGA